The genomic interval CCGCGGGCGCGGCCGCCACCGACGGGTCCTTCCTGTTCGCCTCGCTCACCGCCGGCCTCACGGCCGACGCCTTCGGCGGCGTCTCCTACTTCAGCCTCGCGTCCGACACCGCCCGGACCGGGGGCGTCGTCCTGCTGATCCCCGAGCCCGGCACGCTCGCCGGCGCCGCGGTGCTTCTGGTCTTCGCCTCCCGCCGGCCGCGGACCGCGGGCGCTTCGGCCTGAAAACGCCGGCGGTCCGCGGCCTCGGGTCGCGAGCGGGCCGCGGCCCGCCGGGTCAGCCCGCCACGAAGTTGACGAGCTTTCCGGGCACGATGACCACCTTCTTCACGTCCAGCCCGTCGAGGTGGACGGCGACGTTCCCGTCGGCCCGGGCCGCGGCTTCCACGGCGTCGCGGTTGGCGTCGGCGGGCACCGTGACCCTCGCCCGCAGCTTCCCGTTCACCTGCACGGGCAGCTCCAGCGTGTCCTCCACCAGGTCGTCGGGGTCCGCGTCCGGCCAGGGCGCGTCGGCCACCGAGGCGTAGCGGCCCTCGTGGAGGCCCAGCCGCTCCCAGAGCTCCTCGGCCAGGTGCGGGGCCAGCGGGGCGAGCAGCGTGACCAGCGTGACGGCCGCCCGGTGCGGCACCGTCTCGCGGGCGACCAGGGCGTTGTTGAACTCGATCAGCGCCGAGACCGCCACGTTGAAGTGCATCTGGTCCATCGCCCGGCTCACGCGGTCGATCGTCCGAGCCATGAGCTTCCGCAGCTCGGCCTCCGGCTCGTCCTCGCTCACCAGCGGAGCGCCGCCCGGCGTCGACCCGCCCTCCGACGATCCCTCTCCCGGGGTGTCGTCGCCCACGAGGTTCCGCCAGACGCGGTTCAAGAAGCGGTGGACGCCGACGATGTCGGCCGTGTTCCAGACCTTGCTCTGCTCCAGCGGGCCCATGGACATCTCGTACAGCCGCAGCGTGTCGCAGCCGTACGTCTGAATCACCGCGTCGGGCGAGACCGCGTTCTTGAGGCTCTTGCCCATCTTCCCGAAGTGCCGCGTGACCGGCCGGCCCTCGCACCGCAGCTCCAGCTCCGCCTCGTCCCGGTCCTGCACCTCCGCCGCGGGCTTCCCGCTCTTGGCGTCGACGACGGCGGAAGCCTCGACGCGGACGCCCTCGGCGTCCTCGTAGTAGAACGCCTGGATGTAGCCCTGCGGGAAGTACCGCCGGAACGGCTCGGGCGAGGAGACGTGGCCCAGGTCGAAGAGCACCTGGTGCCAGAACCGCGCGTACAGCAGGTGCAGCACCGCGTGCTCGACGCCGCCGACGTACAGGTCGACGCCGGAGCGTTCCGGGTCGTCAGCCCCCATCCAGTACGCCTCCGCACCGGGATCCACCAGGCGGTCGTCGTCCCCCGGCGACAGGTAGCGCAGGTAGTACCAGCAGGAGCCCGCCCAGTTGGGCATCGTGTTCAGCTCGCGGCTGTACTCGACGCCGTCGAGGATCACCTTCCGCCACGCCACCGGCGCGCGGCCCAGCGGCGGCTCCGGCGGGGCGGTGCCGTCCTGCTCTTCCGGCGGGGCGGGCCGGAAGTCCTCCATCTCCGGCAGCTCCACCGGCAGGTCCGCCTCGTCCACCGGGCGGATCTCGCCGCCGGGGCCGTGCAGGATCGGGAACGGCTCGCCCCAGTACCGCTGCCGCGAGAACAGCCAGTCGCGCAAGCGGACCTGCGTCTTCTCGCGTCCCCGGCCTTCCTGCTCCAGGTAGCCGACGATGTCCTCGGTCGCCGTCGCCTGGTCCAGGCCGTTCAAGTCCAGCTCCGCGTTGGCGGAGTTCATCAGCGGGCCGGTTCCGGTCCAGGCTTCCAGATCCGTGTCGGTTCCGCCGGGCCCGTCGATCACCTGCACGATCGGCAGGTCGTGCTGCACCGCGAAGGCGTGGTCGCGCGTGTCGTGGGCCGGCACCGCCATGATCGCCCCGGTGCCGTAGCCCATCAGCACGTAGTCGGCGATCCAAACCGGCAGCGGCTCGCCGTTGACGGGATTCACCGCGAAGCCACCCGTGGGGACGCCGGACTTGGTCTTCTTCCCGGGGAGTGATCCCGCCGCCGCCTGCCGCTCCTCGTCGCTCATCGCCGCGCAGCGGGCCACGTACGCGTCGACCGCCTCTTTCTGCTCCGGCGTCGTCAGGTCCTCCACCAGCGGGTGCTCGGGCGCGAG from Phycisphaera mikurensis NBRC 102666 carries:
- the leuS gene encoding leucine--tRNA ligase — its product is MAYPFAEIESRWQRRWEANRTFKTPNPGDAGFNADAPPFYVLDMFPYPSGVGLHVGHPLGYIATDIVARHKRMKGFNVLHPMGFDAFGLPAEQFAIEHNVHPRVTTEKNIETMVAQLKSLGLGYDWSRRLATTDPGFVRWTQWAFLQMHGSYFDPVEKKAAPISNLVEKLEGEDYLLGITGELVWSGIDEDMAALSGLPIGARKWHTLSKDEQNDVLDSRRLAFLAEVEVNWCPKLGTVLANEEVKADGRSERGNHPVVKRPLKQWMLRITEYAERLEDGLDGLDWPEPVKQLQRNWIGRSTGAEVDFDVAGPAGDDADAGRVEKITVFTTRPDTLFGATYMVLAPEHPLVEDLTTPEQKEAVDAYVARCAAMSDEERQAAAGSLPGKKTKSGVPTGGFAVNPVNGEPLPVWIADYVLMGYGTGAIMAVPAHDTRDHAFAVQHDLPIVQVIDGPGGTDTDLEAWTGTGPLMNSANAELDLNGLDQATATEDIVGYLEQEGRGREKTQVRLRDWLFSRQRYWGEPFPILHGPGGEIRPVDEADLPVELPEMEDFRPAPPEEQDGTAPPEPPLGRAPVAWRKVILDGVEYSRELNTMPNWAGSCWYYLRYLSPGDDDRLVDPGAEAYWMGADDPERSGVDLYVGGVEHAVLHLLYARFWHQVLFDLGHVSSPEPFRRYFPQGYIQAFYYEDAEGVRVEASAVVDAKSGKPAAEVQDRDEAELELRCEGRPVTRHFGKMGKSLKNAVSPDAVIQTYGCDTLRLYEMSMGPLEQSKVWNTADIVGVHRFLNRVWRNLVGDDTPGEGSSEGGSTPGGAPLVSEDEPEAELRKLMARTIDRVSRAMDQMHFNVAVSALIEFNNALVARETVPHRAAVTLVTLLAPLAPHLAEELWERLGLHEGRYASVADAPWPDADPDDLVEDTLELPVQVNGKLRARVTVPADANRDAVEAAARADGNVAVHLDGLDVKKVVIVPGKLVNFVAG